GTGACATTGGCGCCGGGGCGAATGGCAGCGATGCCGGCAGCAAGCGAGTGGCGGCCGATCTCGTAAACCTCGCGAGCGCGCCGGCTCGGCTCGCCCGCGGCCAGGGTGTGGATTGCGGTGGCGTGATAGCGGGCCTCGACGCCGGCGAATTCCAGATGCACGAGGTCGCCCCGCTCGATCACGCGGTTGCGCGCCGTGGCGTGGCCGCCGGCCGTGCGATCGCCGCTGGCGAGCTCCGTGGGAATCGACCAGTAATCGCTGCCGGCCGACCGCATGGCATGTTCGATTGCATCCGCCAGGGCGATCTCGGTGATGCCGGGCTTCAGCGCCTGCCGCGCCGCGTCGAGCCCGGCTTGCGCATAGCGGCTGGCCCGGCGCAGATAGGCCATCTCCGCGGGCGACTTGATCAGCCGCGGCATGCCCATCAGCACGGTCGCGTCCACGATCTGTGCCGGCGCAAGCGCCCGGGCGAGCGCCAGGCCCAGGGCGTGCGGCACGGCATAGGACTGGATCTCGATCGCCACCTTGCCGTCGCGCAGGCCCTTCTCGCGCGCGATCGCTGCGAAGATTGCCGGAATGTCGTCGAACATCAGCCGGTAGCAGCGAACGTCCTCCACCCACGAGCTCTCATAGGCAAGGGAGAGGTCCGTATCGCGCAGGATGATGGTCGGCTCATCCTCGTCGGCGGAGAAGATGAGTGCCTGCGGACTGTTCACACTGACCCAGGAGTCATAACCGCCGTAGTAATAAAGCGACTCCGGCGCCATGCTGATGCAATGGCCGATGCCTTGCTCCTTCAGCAGCCGCCGCGCTTCGGCCAGCCGCGCCCGGTGCTCCTGTTCCGTGAAACTCGCATATTTCGCCCGCATGGCTGCACTCCCCGCACACACTTCCGAGCATCATCCGGAAAGTTTGGGTATTGCGCAATAGCGCGGGCATTTCCGCGGCGGTGACATGCTGGACGGCGGAAGACACCGGGCGGTAAACTCTGCTGGAGCATTTTCGAGCGAAGTGGATACCGGTTCGCGTGAAGAAGATGCGACCAGGCAAAAACCTAGGGTGCTTCCGCGATTCGACGAAGCGCGGAAGCGCTCTAGGCAAGGCACCTGTCCAACTGCTCGGGAAACGGCCATGCTGGAGAGCCGGAACTTGCCTGACCTGAAGGCCTTTCGCGTCTTCGTCGCGGTGGCGGAAGGGGGCGGCATCAAAGCGGCAGCGGAGAAGCTGGGCCGCACGCCGTCGGCCATTTCCATGACGCTCAAGGCCCTCGAGGAGAGCCTGGGCGCCCCGCTGTTCCAGGCCGAGCGCAAGGCGCATCTCACGCCCTTCGGCCGGCTGGTGCTAGATGAAGCGCGCGAGCTGCTGCACCACTTCGCCACCTCCTGCGCCACCATGCAGTCCTATGCGCGTAACCAGATCGGCCGCTGCGACGTGGCGAGCGTGACGTCGGTGTCCATCGCCTTCCTGCCGGCGGCCATCCGGCGGGTGCAGCAGACCCTGCCCGAGTTCGGCGTCCATGTGCGGCAGATGGAATCCAAGTTTTCGGCCGATGCTTTGCTCGACGGTGTGGTGGACATTGCATTCGCGGCCCACCTCCCGCGGCCGGACGAAATCAGCTTCGAGCCGCTGTTCCGCGATGCCTTCGACATCGTTTGCGCCGAGAACGATCCGCTGACGAAGGAGAAGACGCCGTTGTCGTGGTCGGCCATCAGGGATAGGCCGTTCATCTTCAACGACAGCTTCGCGGTCATCCGGACGCCGGAGCTCCTGGAGATCACCGAGCGTGCGGTGATGTGGATCGGCAGCGTGTTCGCCCTGCTTGCCGCACTGCGGCAAGGGCTGGGGGTGAGCGTTCTGCCGCGCCTGTGCCGGGTGCAGGGGGCCGAGGGCCTGCGCTTCCTGCCGGTGGAGGATCCGACCGCGTTCCGGGTCGTCGGCCTGCTGTCGAAGAAAGACAGGCGCCAGCTGCCGGGCACACGGCATTTTGCCAATGCCGTGTACGAGGTCATCCAGGAGCAGGCCGGCATCTATGATTACGAACTGCTCTCGGCCAAGGAGCCGACGCAGTATCTCCCGGCCTGACCAGCCGTCTGGCGGCCGCCTTCAGGCAACCAGTGCGCCGACCACCGCCTTGGTTTCCAGGTATTCCTCGAGGCCATAGACGCCCTGCTCGCGGCCATTGCCCGACTGGCCATAGCCGCCGAAGGGCGCCATGGAGTCATAAGGCGGATAGTTGATCAGCACCTGGCCGGAGCGCAGGCGCGCTGCCACCTTCACCGCGGTTTCGCGATCGCCCTGCACATTCGCGGAGAGGCCATAGACCGTGTCGTTGGCAATCTGCACCGCCTCGTCCAGGTCGCGATAGGGCATGATCGCCAGCACCGGGCCGAAGATCTCGTCGCGAGCGATGGTCATGTCCCGGCGCACATTGGAGAAGACGGTGGGGCGCACATAATAGCCGCGGTTCAGGCCCTCCGGTCGGCCGGGACCTCCGGTCACCAGCTTGGCGCCCTCGGCGATGCCCCGCTCGATATAGTGCTGGATCTTGTCGAACTGCGCCTTGCTGATGGCCGGCCCGAGGTCGACGTCATCCCGGGTGGGATCACCCACCCGCATCGCCTCGGCCGCGCGCTTGGCAATGGCTTCCACCTGCTCCACGGCATCCGCCGGCACCAGCATACGCGCCGGCGAGGTACAGGACTGGCCCGTGTTGCGGAAGCAGTTTTGCACGCCGCGGGTGACCGCCGGCTCCAGGTCGGCGCTCTCCAGCAGGATATTCGCCGTCTTGCCGCCTAGCTCCTGAGCGACGCGCTTGATGGTATCGGCCGCGGCCTTGGCCACCGCCGCGCCGGCCCGGGTCGAGCCGGTGATCGACACCATGGCCACATCGGGGTGAGCGGAGATGGCGTGGCCGACGGTCGGCCCATCGCCGTTCACCAGATTGAACACGCCCTTGGGCACGCCCGCCTCGTGCAGCACGTCGGCGAAGATCATGGCGCCGAAAGGGGCGATCTCGCTGGGCTTGACCACCATGGTGCAGCCCGTGGCCAGCGCCGGCGCCACCTTCAGCACCAGCTGGTTGATCGGCCAGTTCCAGGGTGTGATCAGGCCGACCACGCCGATTGGCTCGCGCACGATCAGGGTCGTGCCTTGCGGCCGCTCGAAGGCGAAGCTTTCCAGGGCTAACATCGTGTGGCGAAGGTGGTTCACCCCCGTCTGCGCCTGGGCTTCCAGCGCAAACCGTTTTGGGGCCCCCATCTCGCGGGTAAGCGCCTCGGCGACCTCCTCTCGGCGGTCCATGTAGCAGTCGAGAATGCGCTGCAGCAGCTTGAGGCGTTCATCCTTCGTGGTCGCGGAGAAGGTGGGAAAGGCCGCCTTGGCCGCCGCAACCGCCCGGTCCACGTCAGCGGCGGTTCCGGCGGCGACCTCGGCGAAGGCCTCTTCGGTCGCGGGATTGGTCACCGCAATCCGCGCGGTGGAGAGCGGGTCGACCCAGGCGCCATCGATATAGAACTTCAGGGCGTGCTTCATGGAATTTCCTCTCGAATCGGGTGCCAGGCTGGCGCCCGCACAGGGGCTAGCCGCCCGGCCGGCCGCCGGCGCCGCGCAGACGGGACTTCTCGCTGGTGGGCACGTAGGTGCGGTAGACCAGCGCCTCCAGCTGCGTGTGGTTCTCTGCCGAGATCAGGCTGCGGGTATGTTGCGGGTCCCAGTGGTGAGGCAGCGCGCTGAGTTCCGGCAGGCCCGCCTGAATGAGCACATAGGCCGATGCGATGGGCGCGACGCGGTCGATCGGCGCGGTGGCCCAGACCTTCTCCCTGTTGATTGCCACCAGCTCGGCGCCGATCACGATCCTCACCGGCATCGAGCCTCCCGTCGCCACGGTAATGAGAGGCACGAGCCAGACCGGCCGCAGCACGTTTGGCCGGCTGATCACCCGACCGACGTCTTCGCCGCCATTGATCTGGTCGGCGACCGCGGTGCCGAGCAGAAACGGGGAGGTCGCCGGCTCACTCATACCCGTGGTGGCCAGCACCGACAGCAGCGCGGTGGACCAGTCGAACCCGGTGCGGGCGAGCCAGCGGGCCGCGCGGCCCACATCTTCCGCGATGCCCCAAGGCAGCCCCGCCCCGCGCGCCGCCTTATAGGCAGTCATCTCGACCTCGTTCATGGAGAGGTCGATCATGCCGGGCGGGCGGGCCAGGGGCGTAGCGCCTTGGCTACCAGGTTCCGTCATCAATGGTCTCATGCAGCTCATCGGGAAAAGGCGCACCCTGGAACAGCCGGATGCGCAGGCTCAGGTTCGAGCGAGGGTCGAAAAAGGCGCCGCCCAGGAAGGAGAGCTTGCAGCGCATCAGGTCGAGCGGCCTGAGGTCGGCGCCGAGAACATTGTCACGGATCTCGCCATAGGGGTGGGCGGGGGCGTTCTGCACCCGGCGGATGACATGGCGGAACTCGGGCCGGTCGAGCGCCAGGCAGCTCACGCGCTCGTCCGCCGATCGCTGTGACAGCTCCTGTTTCAGGCGTGCCACCTCGCGGGCAAAGCCAAGCGGCAGCTCCAGCTCGTCGCCTTCATCGTCACCGCGCCAGCCGAGCCGCGGTTCCAGCTTCTCCTGGGAGGTATACCAGAACCGGGCGGTGGCGTCCGGGTGGTCGAAATCGATGGTCAGAGCCCAGGCATATTGCTCGTCCAGGATGCGCGCCAGCACCTCGCAGCGCATGGCGCCATCGATGCGGCCGAGCTCCTCCTCGTGGTTGGCCATGGCGGCAGATAGATCGTCGACCAGCGCACCGTGGGGCTCGATCAGCAGCGACACCAGGCATTCCTGGCCCTCGAGACTCAGCGCCGCTTCGCCGCGGCGGTAAAGCACATCCCATGGCCGCTCGGTGCCGGCAGTCAGCGCCTCCGTCCAGCTACGCACCAAGGCGAGGTCTTGCCGCAGACGGGCGGTGCGCGCCGCCTGCACCTCGTCATCGGTGCGCCACCAGCTGTATTCCTCGGTTGCGGTGGCAAGGGCCGTCTTGAAATGGTGCAAGGCCGCTGGGTCGAGCCGGTCGATGTCGCGCACCCGGGCAAGCGCTGTTTCCCGCGCCGAGATCCAACGATGCAGCAGGTTGGGATGGCGGACCAGGAAGGGCGCCATGCCGAGCCCGGTGGAATTGCCGATGCCGAGCTGGCGCCTCAGCTTCGGGTCGAGCCGCACCGCCGTGTCCGGCGCGATCATTCTGGCGCAGTGCTCGACGAGATCCACCGTGAAGGCGCGGATCAGCCACACGGTCAGCATCTCGGCCACGAAGGGACCTGAGAATTCGGGCCGGCTGGATACCACCTGCCAATCGGCGATGCCGAACTTGCCGTTGCCATAGACGGCGCTGGTGCGCAGGAGGTAGCCAATCTCGCGGATCGCGGCTTCCTCCGGCTGGCGGCCGGCGGCCAGCGCCTCCAGCACCAGGTCGAACAGCCGCTCGCTCTTGTTGGCCCGGGCCAGCACCAGCTCGCGCTCCGTATAGCGCCGCGCTTCCTGGTAGGGCACGCACTGCTTCAGCCGCTCGAGCTCGGCCTCGTCGGGAATGCCGTCATAGAGCACGTAACAGGTGTCCCAGGCCTGGGCGATGACCCGGTCGATGCGCATCTCCGGCGGGAGATATTGGGAGAAGGCGACCAGGCTGTAGTCGTGTTCTCCGATGCGGACGGCATAGACGGCCCGGCCATAGCCGGATTCATCCATGTCCCATACGACGCGGTTCACGCGCCAACGGTTCTGGCGCGCGCGGCGCACGAGAGTACGGGTGAAGCTCAGGCGGGAGATGTGCATGGAGCCGAGGCGCTCCAGCCGCATCACCAGGTCTGGACTGCGCAAGGGCGTTTTCGTCCGCTGGCCTTCTGTCTCGAGGCGCTGTGCCATGGCTTCCCCGCTCAAGCGTCGAACAGCACCATGTCGTCGCACCGCCAGCCGATGGTGACCGCATCACCCACACCAAGGCCTTCCACCTCGCTATGGTGGAGCCGTGCTTCGAACAGGCCGGCGTCGGTCGCCACCGCAACACGCAGGGCGCCGCCCGGGAATTCGATCGAGCGGATGCTGCCGGCCAGCATGATGTCCGTGGCGGTGCCCGGCTTGACGATGTGGATGTCCTCCGGGCGGATCATTGCCTTGCGCAGGCTTGCGCCATCCGGCTTGTCTTCGGCCACCGGCTTGAGGTCGGCAGTGCAGACGCGCAGGAAGTTGCTGTCGCCCAGGAACGCCGCTACGAACGGATTGCGCGGCGAGCGGTAGATCGCCTGCGGACTGTCGATCTGCTGGATGGCGCCATCGGCCATGATGGCGATACGGTCCGACATGAGCAGCGCCTCTTCCTGGTCATGGGTCACCGAGATGACGGTGAGGCCGAGGCTGCGCTGAATGCGCATGACCTCACGCTGAAGCTGCTCGCGCAGGCGCCGGTCGAGCGCGCCCATGGGCTCGTCCATCAGCAGCACCGGCGGCTCGAACACCAGCGCGCGGGCGAGCGCCACCCGTTGCTGCTGGCCACCGGACAGTTGCGACACCCTGTGGCTGCGCCGGTCGCCCAGCTCGACCAGCTCCAGCACCTTCGAAACCTTCCGTTCGATCTCGGCACGTCCCACGTGCCGCATCTTCAGCGGAAAGGCGATGTTGTCGAACACGTTCATGTGCGGGAACAGGGCGTAGTTCTGGAAGACCACGCCGAGATTGCGCTTCTCCGGTGGCAGCGGGGCAATGTCGCGTCCGCCGAGCAGGATGGTGCCGGCCGTCGGCTCGACGAAGCCGGCAATCATCATCAGCGTGGTGGACTTGCCCGAGCCGCTGGCGCCCAGCAGGGTGAGGAATTCGCCAGCGCTGACGGTGAAGGATATGTCGTCCACCGCCATGGTGTCGCCATAGCGCTTGGAAAGGCCGCGCACCTCGATTTCCGACCCGAGGCGGGTGGTGCCCGGCGCGTTACTCGCAACTCGTGCGGCAGTGCCGCTTGCCGGCCGGTCGGCAGCGGTGGCGAGCGAGGCAGGAGCCCCGGACGAGACGAGTGCCATTTTGCTGCTCATGCGGTTGTTTCTCCCTTCCGGCGCAACATGCCGATCAGCAGCAGCATGATGCAGGACAGGACCACGAAGAGGCTGGAGGCTGCCGCGACGATCGGGTTGATCTCGAAGCGGATGCCGCTCCACATCTGCACCGGCAGCGTGGTGCTGGAGCCGGTGGTGAGGAACAGCGACAGCACGATCTCGCTGAACGAGGTGAGGAAGGCGAACAGCGCTCCGGCCGCCACGCCGGGCCAGATGATCGGCAGGGTCACGTGGTAAAAGGCGCGCCAGGGCGATGCCCCGAGGCTGCGCGCGCTGTGCTCCAGCCGCATGTCCATGCGCTGCAGGGCGGCGACCACATTGATCACCACGAAGGGCAGAGCGATGATCGTGTGGCCCACGACGACGCCGAAAATGCCCTCGCGCAAGCCGGTGCCCGCCAGGAGGCCGTAGAGCGCGACGGCGGTGATGATGGTGGGCACGATGGTGGGCAGCAGAAACACGCTCATCACCAAGCTGCGCATGCGAGGCGCGAGCCGCACGAGGCCGAGCCCGGCCAGCGTGCCGATCACCGTGGCGGAAATCGCCGAGCAGCTCGCCACCAGGAAGCTGTTCACCGTCGCATGCCGCCAGTTCGGCAGGCTGATGAAGGCCTCGTACCACTTGGTGCTCAGCGAGCGCGGCGGGAAGATGATGTAATCCTCGCCGCCAAACGAGGCTGGGATGATGATGATGTTCGGCAGCACCATCATGATCATGACCAGCACCACCAGAACGGTGATGACAATCTGCAGGGGGCGGCGCGGCGTCATGACTGCCCCCAGACCGTGCCGAGCCGGAACCAGCGCACGCCGACCGCATAGAGCACCAGCGTCGCCACCAGCACGATGGTGGAGAGCGCCGCGGCAAAGCCCCAGTTCATGATCCGGTTGATGTTCATCTCGATGAGCTGGGCGATGAAGATGTCGCGGGTGCCGCCGAGAATGGCCGGAATGACGAAGAAGCCGATGCTCATGATGAAGACGAGCAGGGCACCGGCGATCACTCCCGGCAAGGTCATGGGCAGATAGGCCCGCAGGAACACCTGCAGCGGCGGGGCCCCGAGGCTGCGCGCCGCCATGAGCACGCGCTCGTCGATGCGCGCCATGTTGGCGGCCACCGGCAGGATCGCATAGGGCAGCATGGTCTGCACCATGCCGACGAGCACGCCGACGATATTGCCGCTCATCGGGATAGGCGTGCTGACGAGGCCGAGCTTGAGCAGCAGGGCATTCAGCGCCCCTTGCGGGTTGAGCACGATGAGCCAGCCGTAGCAGAGGACCAGCAGGTTGGTCCAGAACGGGATGAGGATCAGCGCGAGCAGCAGAAGCCTAGTCCGGTTGGAGCCCGTCGCCAGCCTATAGGCCACGGGATAGCCAATCAGCGCGCAGAGCACGGCCGTTGCCGCGCTGGTGAGGAAGGTGCGCTGCAGGACCTGCAGATAGACCGGCCGGTCGACGATCCGCATGTAGTGGTCAAACGCGCCGCTGCTTCCCTCAAAGCTCAGGCCGACGAGCCGCAGCACCGGGACCACGAACAGCCCGACCAGCAGGAGGAGGGCGGGCATGAGCAGCAGGGTGGGTGCATGGCGACGGATCAGCACGGCCATGTCGGGAACTCCGATCGGCACGTGCCGGACGCGGCCGGCCGCCGTGGCGGCCGCATCCGGCAGGGCTGCGCGCTCGGGCCGGGCTGGCATATGCGCCCGGTCCTGCCGCAGTGGGCTTACATCAGTCGCCATTCCGTCAAGCGCTCGCTCGCCTTCTCCAGGTTTTCGGCCCACCATTTCTCGTTGGCCATGATGTACTTGCCCTGCTGCTGCGGCCCGCCGGACAGGATCTTGGCCCGCTCAGGCGAAATGAACTTGAAGGCGTCCGGAACCACCGGCCCGTAGGTATATTCGTTGGCGATGGCCGCCTGGCCTTCCGGCGACAAAGCAAAGGCCAGGAACTTCATGGCGTTCTCTCGGTTCTTGGCGCCCTTGGGCACCACCATGGACGACCAGGTCAAAATGCTCTGGTTGTATTGGATCGCCACGGGCGAGCCGTCCTTCACCGCAGCGAGCGCGCGGCCATCGGGCATCATGGACAGTGCCGCCTGGCCATCGGAGATATATTGCTGGGCCTGGGCATTGGTCTCGTAGAAGATGATGTGGTCGCGGATCTCGCTCCACTTGTCCAGCGCGCGGTCGATATCCAAGGGGTAAAGCTTGTCGGGCGCGACGCCGTCGGCCAGCAGTGCCGCTTCCAGGGCGCCCGAATTCGGGTTGGTATAGAAGGCGCGCTTGCCGGGGAACCCTTCCAGGTCGAAGAGCGCCTTATAGTCCTCCGGCACCTTGTTGTTGAGCGCCTTGGTGTTATAGGCCATGAGCCTCGACCACAGCACCTGCGGCACGGAATATTCCGTGACGAAGCCGTCGCCGGACATGATCTTCGACTTGTCGATGATGGAGAAGTCCAGCGGCTCGAGCAGGCCGCGTTCGGCACCGATATACTGGAAGTCCGGATTGGTCTCGACCACGTCCCACTCCGTGGAGCCGCTCTCCACCATGGACTGGAACTTGCCATAGGTGTTGTCCTGAACGGCGACCACCTCGATGCCGGTGGCCTTGGTGAAGGGCGCGAACCACGCCTTCTTGATGGCGGCCTCCCACGAACCGCCCCAGGTCGCATAGACCACCCGGCCCGCTTGCGCGCGCGATGGTCTGATCGCGGGAAGGCCGATCCCGGCCGCGGCAACGCCCGCGCCCGCGGCGCCGAGGAGGAAGTGGCGACGCGAGACGCGGGTTTTGGTGTTCACTCCGTTTGTCATGGTTTTACTCCCCATTTCATCGTTGTGCGGGGCAGCGCCGGCCATGTTCCCGAATGGCCAGACGCCGCACCGTCATGGAGCCGGCTGATCACGCAGCCCGAACGGCAGCCGGCGTGGCTTCCACCACCTCGTCGAACACCTGTCTGTAGAGCCGCAGCCAATTGCCCCCCATGATCGCGGCCGTCTCCGCCTCGGAGAAGCCACGCTTGCGGAGCGCATCGGCAATGACCCCGAAGGTGCGCATCGTCTTGAGCCAGCTCGGCTCCGGCACCTTGCCGGGCCTGGCCGCCGAGCCGGCACCGTAATTGGGGATGCGCGACCAGCGGCCCATGCGCATCCATTCAAGCTCCGGCATGCCGATGTTGCGGCCGTGGTCGGTGCCGATGGCGATGTGGTCGGTGCCGGCCACATCCGCGGCGTAAGCGGCGATTTCCGACCATTTCTCGGCGCTTTCCGTGTAATCGCCACAGATATTGGCATAGGTGGCGAGCCCGATCACCCCGCCCTTCGCCGCGAGCTCCTTGATCAGCACGTTCGATTTGTTGCGCACGTGGGGGATGAGATCCGACGGGTTGGCGTGGGTGACCGCCACCGGCTTTTCGGAAACCGCGATCACGTCGCGGCAGGTGCGCTCGCCCACATGGGACAAGTCGATGAGGATGCCCACGCGGTTCAGCTCGGCCACCATCTCACGGCCGAACCGGCTGATGCCGCTGTCGTTCGGTTCATAGCAGCTGCCGCCATATTCGTTCTGGTTGTTGTAGGTGAGCTGCATGACGCGCACGCCCATGTCGGCGAACAGCTCGGCATAGCGGATGCGGCCGCTGAGCGGTGTGGTGTTCTGGTAGCCGACGAGCAGGGCGCAGCGGCCGGATGCGACGATCGCCTCGATCTCGGCGGCGGTGCGGGCGATCGCCACCAGGTCGGAATTGGCTCGGACGAGATCGCGGAAGCGGCCCAGCGCATCGAGCGATTCCATCGTGTCTTCCCAGAAGCCGAGGCAGGTCGTGATGCAGCTCATCCGGCCGTCGCGCAGTTCTTCGAAGACTGCCCTGTCAAACTTGCTGCAATTCAACCCGTCGATAAGCAACATCGCCTTCTCCGTACCTCGGCCGTTCGAACCATGCTGAGCTTGCCGCCCCGGCTACCCTTGTGAGAGCGAGCGGGAGCCATGGTGACGCGCATGCCGATTAAATCAATCGCGTAATTTTTAATGCTCTTTCAGTTTTTCTGAAATTCACCTCCCGACGAGATCGAGCACGCGGTTCCACTGCATCGCCAGGTTCAGCACCGGCTGGCGAAGCCCATGGAAGGGGATCGGCCGAATTGGGGTTACGGGTATGGCGCCGCTGTCCGGCTGGCCCGTCATGGTGCGCGCGAGCCATGCGCCGGCCCGGTTGGACAGCGCGACGCCGCGCCCGTTGAAGCCCAGCAGCACGTGCAGACCGGGCGCCGGGCGGTGATAATGGGGCAGATAGTCGAAGGTGATGCAGACGAGGCCGGTCCAGCGGTGCACGATCGGCACGCCGGCAAGCTGCGGGAAGATGCCGGTGAGCACCTGCTCCAGCACGGAATAGTCCGCCCGAGCGCCCCCTATGCCACGTTCGGAGGTGAAGGAAGCGCGACCCCCGATCACCACCCGGTTCTCCCAGGTCTTGCGGAAATAAAGGATCAGCCTGCGGCTGTCATAGACGGTGTGATATCCCGGCAGGATCTCGGCATTGAGCGCATCCGGAATTGGGGCTGTAGCGATCTGGAAACTGTTCACCGGCAGCAGGGATTCGGCGAGGCCCGGGATCAGTCCATCCGTATAGCCGTTGGTGGCCACTACCACCTCGCGGGCCTGCACGGCACCGCCGGCCGTCTCCACCCGCCAACCGCCATTTCGCTCCGTAAGCGCGGTGACGCGGCTGTGTGAATGCACCGTGGCGCCCGCCTTTTGCGCCGCCCGTGCCAATTCGCGGGCGAGATCGAGCGGATGCACGCGGCCGCCACGCGGATCTATGGTGCCGCCGATATAGGCACGGGTGCCGACGCGCCGGAACACGGCCTCGCGATCGGGCAGCCGCTCGACGGCTATGCCGCTACGCTCCAGCTGGTCGGTCGCCGCCTGCATGGCGTGGAGCGCCCGCCGATTGTGGGCGAGCCGGACCAGTCCGTTACGGGCAAAGCGGCAGTTCAGTCCGAGGCGCGCGATGAGCGCAGCCAGGAAATCCGGCGCCTCCTGCCCAAGCCTGTAAAAGGCACTGCCCGCGTCGTTCCCGAATTTCAGCTGAAGGGCGGCTTCATCGAGCTTGAGACCGGGATTGACCTGCCCGCCATTACGGCCGCTGGCACCGAAGCCGATGGTTTCGGCTTCGAGCACGACGACCTTGCGGCCGGCCTCGGCCAGGTGCAGGGCTGCCGACAGGCCGGTAAAGCCGCCGCCGATAACGGCGACATCCGCAGAAACTTCACCGGCAAGCGGTACCGTGGCGAGCGGCGGAGTGGCAGCCGACGCGGCCCATAGGCTGTCGACCGTGGCTTCGCCCTCCGACCCGTTCACCGACTGTGCCTGCCATGCCGCGGCCATCGCATTCCGTCCCGGGCGCTACCAGTAACGCTTCACCGCATCGGTGATGAGCTCGGCGCCGTCATCGGTCACCACCACCGTCTCCTCGAAGTCGCCGAGATAGCCGTCGCGAGACAAGGTGCGCTCGAAGCACAGCACCATGCCCGGCACGATGGGCGTTGGTTCGCCGATGGTCAGCCACGGGGAGTCCCAGCCGAGCCCGACCCCATGACCGAGCCCCGAGAACACGCTTTTGAGCTCGAAGCCGAGTGCCTGCTGCCGGCCCAGGCCGGCCTGGGC
This genomic stretch from Rhodoligotrophos defluvii harbors:
- a CDS encoding dipeptidase, whose protein sequence is MLLIDGLNCSKFDRAVFEELRDGRMSCITTCLGFWEDTMESLDALGRFRDLVRANSDLVAIARTAAEIEAIVASGRCALLVGYQNTTPLSGRIRYAELFADMGVRVMQLTYNNQNEYGGSCYEPNDSGISRFGREMVAELNRVGILIDLSHVGERTCRDVIAVSEKPVAVTHANPSDLIPHVRNKSNVLIKELAAKGGVIGLATYANICGDYTESAEKWSEIAAYAADVAGTDHIAIGTDHGRNIGMPELEWMRMGRWSRIPNYGAGSAARPGKVPEPSWLKTMRTFGVIADALRKRGFSEAETAAIMGGNWLRLYRQVFDEVVEATPAAVRAA
- a CDS encoding NAD(P)/FAD-dependent oxidoreductase; this translates as MAAAWQAQSVNGSEGEATVDSLWAASAATPPLATVPLAGEVSADVAVIGGGFTGLSAALHLAEAGRKVVVLEAETIGFGASGRNGGQVNPGLKLDEAALQLKFGNDAGSAFYRLGQEAPDFLAALIARLGLNCRFARNGLVRLAHNRRALHAMQAATDQLERSGIAVERLPDREAVFRRVGTRAYIGGTIDPRGGRVHPLDLARELARAAQKAGATVHSHSRVTALTERNGGWRVETAGGAVQAREVVVATNGYTDGLIPGLAESLLPVNSFQIATAPIPDALNAEILPGYHTVYDSRRLILYFRKTWENRVVIGGRASFTSERGIGGARADYSVLEQVLTGIFPQLAGVPIVHRWTGLVCITFDYLPHYHRPAPGLHVLLGFNGRGVALSNRAGAWLARTMTGQPDSGAIPVTPIRPIPFHGLRQPVLNLAMQWNRVLDLVGR